TGATAATTCCTGATTTCCATTGATTTCGACTTCTTTAATCGTGAAATATGGTGCATAAAAAAACAGGTAGATCAATCCCCCAATGCACAAATACATAATGATTAATTTCGGTTTGTTTAAGAGTCGCAAAATAATGCCAGGTCTCTTCTTTTTGAAGTACGGATTTTTATATACCGGCTTGTTGACGACCTTTATTTCTCTTTTGCGGAATCCCCTTTGTCTTTTGGATCTCGAGCTTATGCGGAACATTATTTTTTACTTTGTTTATACCAATTTATTTTCGGTTTGTATGATGTCAGCGATTTCCTGGAGTCATTAAATCTTTCAAATGCAAGATCAATAAGTCTGTTGATCAGATTTTTATATGAAAGACCGGAAGCTTCCCATAATTTAGGATACATACTGATGGATGTAAAGCCAGGTATCGTGTTGATTTCGTTTAAATATATTTTGTTTGTCTTATGATCAATCAAAAAATCCACTCTTGCCATTCCACTGCAATCGACAGTTTTATATGCTTTAATTGCCATTGCAGTTATCTGTTTTGTGATTGTTTTAGATAATTTAGCCGGAATAATTGCCTTTGATTTCTCGTCTATATATTTCGCATCGTAGTCATAAAAATCATTGCAGGGTATTATCTCGCCCGGCACTGATGCTTTTGGATCATTATTCCCAAGAATACTAATTTCAATCTCTCTCGGCTTCTTTAATCCCTGCTCAATTAATAGCTTCCTGTCATACCGTGAGGCCTCCAAAATTGACGATATCAGGCTTTTTTCATCGTTTGCCATCCCAATTCCCACTGATGATCCTAAATTAGCCGGTTTAACAAATATCGGGAATTTCAACGATTTATAGATAGTCTTGATTATCGCTCTATTATTTGATTTCCAATCACTTCTCAAAAAACTGACTGACGGTAATACGGGCAATCCCGCCTGTTTGAATAATTGTTTTGATATAACTTTATCCATCGCAACGGATGAAGCTAATACGCCAGCTCCAGCATATGGTATATCAGCAAGTTCTAATAATCCCTGTAATGTACCGTCCTCGCCGAATGGTCCGTGGATAATCGGTATTATTACATCTAAACCCAAAACACCATTTTTCCCGGTGCTATTGCTTGATACAGGGACCAAACCTTTTTTACTTGAATCGGGAGTAATAAGCTTCTCGTATTTCGGCAAAATATTCTTTGTACCGGATTTCAAAGCTTCAAATGCAGTTGAGCCGGCAATCCATTTTCCAGTTTTGGTTATACCAATGGGAATAATTTCATATTTATTCTTATCCAAGGAATTAATAACACTCTCAGCAGAAACAATGGACACTTCATGTTCCCCCGATCTTCCACCGAAGATCACCCCTACCCTGATTTTTTTATCGCTTTTCATAAGCGTCGTAAAACATTATATAATTATTCTCGGAATTAGTGGATTGATTCTTGTAACAACTTCATAATTAATTGTTTTAGTCTGTTCGGCAATTTGATCGGCGGTAATTTCGTATTTACCCTGTCTGCCGATAATTACTACTTCATCCCCCACTGTTACAGATTCACAAACTGATACATCAATAATGGTCAGGTTCATGCATATTTTTCCAATTACCGGACACTTCTTCCCGTTCACCAATACAATTCCTTTACTGGAAAGCATTCTGCTGTAACCCTCGTTATAACCAATCGGTATAACTGCAATTGTAGAGTCTTTTTTCAATTTATAGGAGCATCCGTATCCGATTGGAGTCCCTTTGGGCAGGTTTTTAATCTGGATTATTTTTGCTTTCCAAGAAAGTACAGGCTTTATATCAAAATCAGGATATTTCTTTTGGACTATCTGTTTGTTCTTTTGCGACGGCCACAGACCATAAATAGATATTCCGACACGAACCATATTAAAATGTGAATTAGCAGAAATAATTGTCGCGGCACTGCAGGCAGCGTGAGGGATAGGAATTTTAATATTGCTTCTTTGAAGTGAAAATAGGAGATCACGAAACTTTTCAATTTGCCCGTCCGTAAATGTCCAATCGCTGTTTTCAGAATCTGCAAAGTGAGTGAACACCCCGACGATCTGCACCATACTTAGTTTAGAACAGGATTCAATGAATTCCACAGCATCCTGTACCAATATACCGAGACGAGATGTGCCCGTGTCTATTTTTATATGGACCTTCGCTACTATATTTATTTTTGCTGCAATATCTGAAATTTCTTTTGCCGTATCAATGTCATAAACAACCAAATCAATGTTTTCGCGCAGTAACTCCTCGATTTGGTTTTTTGCATAATAACTTAGAACAAGTACGGGCGTCTTTATCGATTTACTTCGGATCAGCAGCGCTTCTGTTCCGTTTACGACACCCAGGTAATCAACACCAAAATCAGATGCAAGTGCAGCAATTTCTAGGATTCCGTGACCATAGGCATTACTTTTTATGATCGGCATCAGTAAAACCTGCGGTCCGATAATTTCTCGAAATTTGCTTAAATTGTTTTTAAAAGCTTCTGAATCAATTTCGACCCAGGATAGATTTTCAGGCATATTTTACTTTTGCTTTATTATTTTCATCCCGCCGAGGTATGGCTGGAGTTTTACCGGAACAGTTACACTACCGTCCGACTGTTGATTTTGTTCCAGAATCGCGGGAAATATCCTGCTGGTTGCCAAACCTGACGCATTCAATGTATGAACAAATATACTTTTACCATCTTCTGCCTTAAACCGGATATTACCGCGTCGCGCCTGGTAGTCCAAAGCATTCGAAATGCTGGATACTTCTTTATAAGTATTCATACTAGGTATCCATACCTCTAGGTCGATTGTTTTTGCCATTGCCGCTGAAGTATCTCCTGCTGCTAATTGCACGGTGTTGTAATGCAGATCCAGACCTTCAACCAGCTCCTTTGCATGTTTAACCAGATCGTCAAAAGATTGCCATGATTCTTCAGGTTTTGTGAGGTGGAACATTTCTATTTTATTGAACTGATGCCCGCGTACCATTCCCCTCTCTTCTGTCCGGTAGGCACCCGCCTCTTTTCTGAAACAGGTAGAGAGTGCGAAGTATTTGAGTGGCAAACTTGTGCTATCAAGTATTTCACCGGCATGGTAATTTCCCATCATCATTTCACTCGTTGCATTTAAGCAAAGTTTATCATCATCAGTCCAGTACAAATCTTCTTTAAATTTCGGTAAGTGCCCGGAAATAAATGCGGAATTTTGATTAAGAAGATAGGGAGGAATTACGAACTGGTAATCAGTATGAGCCCTGTGATAGTCGATAAAGTAGTTTAACAGCGCCCACTCAAGTAACGCTCCGGTTCCAGTATAAGACCAAAATCCCGATCCGGACATTTTTGCCGACCGCTTGTAATCAATCAAACCAAGTGAAGTGGCAAGCTCAACGTGATCTTTCGGTTTAAAATCAAATTCAGGTTTTTTTCCGAAGGTACCGATGATTTCATTATTTTCATTACCACCGGCAACCACATCTTCGGCAGGAATGTTCGGAAGCGCACCAATCAGAGATTTGAATTCGGATTCCACCTGATCAAGTTTAATCTCCAGCTTTTTAATTGCCGAGCCTGCGGTTTTCATCAGCTCAACGGTTTTTTGGTCCGGCTTTGTTTTGGATGCTTTATTTCTTTTAGCCTGCAGTTCCTCTTTTTCAGTCAGAATTGCTCTGCGTTCAATATCAAGATTTATTATTCTATCCAAATCAAATTCTTTCTTTGCCAGACGCTTCAGCAAAGATTTTTCAATCTCGTTCTTATTTTCCGCTATGTATTTGATGTCCAGCATATATTTACAAATATTTTATTATTTCCTCAATATTTTTTCTTCGGCTGTCAATTGTTTCGTATTCTTCTGCCGTAAGATCAGAGAGGTATTTATTGTATGTCCTTTCAATAAACAATGCGCGATATGGAAATCCGGGACGAAAATATTTATGTACTTTGTCAGTCAATTCACCGTGGATTGCATGATGGACAGTATATATTTCATCTGGCGATTTTACCAGACACGCAACCGCTGTAAAATGTGCTGTTCTATGTTTTGGAGGGATATTTTGTACTTTTTCTTTGAGAAGTCTGAGCATTTCTTCATCTGACATTGTATAACCAAGCCAGCGTCTGGATTTAACTCCCGGTTCGCCGTTGAGATAATCTATCTCAAGACCGGAATCCTCCGCGATGGTGGGGATTTTAGCAATTTGGTAATAATAAATAGCCTTCCCCTGCGCATTTTCGGTAAATGTCTGTCCTAATTCCTCAAAGGAATCTTTAATATCAAGACTTGCTAGAGTTTCCACCTCAATATTAAATTCCGACAGTAATTCAGTATATGCCTGTATTTTTGCCGGGTTGCCTGTTGCTATTAATACTTTCATAATTATAGACCTAAATTATTGCTTATCTGTTTCATCGCATCAAGTGATAATGCGGTGAATTCATTTAAAGTCAGATTAATCTCATGGCATTTACTGATTGTTTCGCGATTTGCTCCCCTGGCGAATGATTTTTCCTTGAAGCGGTTCAGTATATTATCAACTGTTAAGGAGGCCAATTTACGCTCCGGAATTACCAGTGCGGATGCAACGATCAGTCCGGTAATTGGGTCGGAGCAGAATAATGATTTAGCCATCAGGGTTTCTCTCGGTGTGCCGTGTATTTCATTGTGCGCAATTACCGCATCTACAATTTCTAGATCCAAACCATTGTCTTTCAGCATTTTCCCGCCCACTATTGAATGCTGTTCTTCATCATTCTTTGTGGTTTCGTAGTCAATATCGTGCAGTAAACCGGCTAGCGACCATCTTTCCTCATCTTCCCCAAAATGCTGTGCCAGTTTTTTCATAACAGCTTCAACAGCCAAGGAATGCTTGATCAGATTTTTACTTTGTATATTTTGCTCTAAAAATATTAATGCTTCCTGCCTGTTCATTTATTCTGGTTTTAACGTCGGGAACAGAATAACTTCTTTGATGCTGTGAGTGTTAGTTATTACGTTAACTAACCGGTCTATACCCATGCCAAATCCTGCGGTTGGCGGCATACCATATTTCAACGCTTCAACAAATTCATCATCTTTTTTCATCGCTTCCTCATCCCCTTTTTTTGTCAGTTGCGACTGATGTTTAAATCTTTCTTCCTGTTCAATCGGATCGTTAAGTTCACTGTAGGCATTGCATAGTTCAATAGCACCGCCGACTACAATCTGAAAACGCTCAACGTAGTTTGGGCGTCCCGGAATTTGCTTAGCCAAAGGAGATAATTCAATTGGATGATTAATAATAAAAGTCGGATTGATAAAAGTAGGTCGAACAAACTTTTTAAATAGTTCGTCGGCAATCTTACCCTTGCCCCATTCTTTTTCAACTCTTAGACCCTTTTCCTTAGCAATTTTTACAATGCTGCTTTCATCATATTCATCCAGATCCACGCCACATCCGCTGATTAGCGCTTCACGGTAATCAACTTTGTTATATGGTGGAGTGAAGTCCAGTTCACTATTGTTATAACTTAGCTTAGCTGATCCCGTGACTTCTTTTACTATATTGAACAGCAATTGTTCGGTAAATTTCATTAGTTCCTTATAGTCTTTGTATGCCCAATAAAATTCAATTTGGGTGAATTCAGGGTTATGTGAATAGTCAATCCCCTCATTGCGGAAACATCGCGCAATTTCAAAAACTTTTTCAAATCCGCCCACAATCAATTCTTTCAAATATATCTCCGGCGCAATCCTTAAATACAAATCAGTGTTCAGGGCGTTGTGATGTGTTTTGAATGGTTTTGCAATTGCGCCTGACGCAACCTGCTGAAGTATCGGAGTATCAACTTCAACAAACCCTTCATTCGTAAAATAATTTCGAATAAACTGAACAACCTTGCTTCTGATTACAAAAATCTTTTTTACTTCGTCGTTAGATAATAAATCCAGATATCTTTTTCGGTATCTTGTCTCAATATCTTTCAGGCCGTGCCATTTTTCCGGTAATGGCATTAGTGCTTTCGAAATTAATTCAAAACTGGAAACAAGTATAGTACTTTCTCCTTTTTTTGTGACAAATGCTGTACCGGTTGCGACAATAAAGTCACCAACATCAACAATGTCTCCAAAAAATGAATAAGGTTTATCACCAACAATATCTTTTCTTAGATAAATTTGAATTTTTCCTGATTCATCTTCCAAATGGGCGAAAGTTGACCCGCCATGCTTTCGTATACTTCTTAAACGTCCGCTGATTACAATCTCCTGTTTTGCTTCTTCAAGCGACTTAAAATCATTCAATACCGACTTAATGATATGTGATCTGTGCACTACCGATGGATAGGGAGTTTCGGTCAGCTCGCGCAGTTTTTCCAGCTTTTGTTTTCTGGTGGTCTCTTCGTCCAGATAATCAATATTTTCCATAAAATCGTGTATTTAATTAGATTATTTGTCCAAACTATTATAACATTGTACACGTGTTTTTTCAAATAAAAAACCCCACAAATGTGGGGTATTTATCAATACGTAATTAGTCTATGGATATTATCTGGAATTTCCTTATTCCCTGGGGTATTTTTACATCAATCAAATCTCCACTTTTTCTGCCTAAGAATGCTTTTCCCATTGGTGACTCATTCGATATCCTGCCGTTTGCCGGATCCGCTTCATTTGATCCGACGATTGTGTATGAAAACTCTTTATCATCAGCGGAAATTTTTATCTTAGAACCAACAGTCACAGTGTCAGAAATCTTGTCAGATTCAATAACCTGGCAATTTTTTATAACATGTTCAATCTCAATTATCTTTCCTTCGGCAAAAGCCTGCTCCTCTTTTGCTTCTGTATACTCTGCGTTTTCAGACAAATCACCCAACTCTTTTGCCTCTCGAATTCGTTCTGCAATCTGCTTTCTTTTGATTGTTTTTAAGTTCTGCAGTTCGAGTTTAAGTCTTTCCAGCCCTTCTTTCGTTATGAATGTATTGTTGTCTTCCATTATATTTCGCTAAAACAGGTTAAATTTGCACTTCTTTTTAAACGTAGTGTTAAAGATACGCAAAATGACTCAGTTTGTCAAGTGAATTCATTATCTACTTTCTAAAGTACCAGTTTAGAGCATCACGAGCGACAGGAAGCGCAACTGAACTGCCCTCCCCGCCCTCTTCAATCAATACAGCAATAACAATTTCAGGAGTTTCGTAAGGTGCAAAACCAACATACCAAGCATGGGTTTTATTACTTACCCCAAACTCAGCTGTTCCGGTTTTACCTGCGGATGATACCGGTAAACTTTGCATTCCGGCCGCACTTCCGCTGGTGACTGCCTGTCGTAAACCCTCTCTGACTATTTTAAGGTTTTGCGGTTTAACAAAGTTGTTTCTTATAATACTCGGCTGGATTTTTGAAGATATATTTGAATCGCTGCTCGTTACGTATTGCAAAAGATATGGTTTGTATAATGTTCCGCCGTTGGCAATGGCTGCCATATAGTTAGCAACCTGCAGGGGGGTTACAAGAATATCTCCCTGACCAATCGCCAAATGGTATGTATCTCCAAGATACCAGCGTTCCCCTTTTGTTTCCAGCTTCCATTCCTCAGTTGGTAGAAATCCGGTCGACTCACCAGGAAGATCAATATTGCTTTTTTCTCCAACTCCAAATAGCTTCGCATAATTGACAATTCTCTCAAGCCCCAATCCATCAATTTCTTCATTCCCACCACCGATAAGATAAAAAAATGTGTTTACAGATTCAGCAATTGCTTTTCTGACATCAGTTTGTCCATGTCCACCCGCCTTCCAATCTGGAAAAAATTGCGGTCCTGCCTCAAACCCACCAACACTTAACACGGATGTTGATCCATCTATAATGCCCTCCTCAAGTGCTGCCGCAGCAATTACCGGCTTAATAGTCGATCCCGAAGGGTATTGACCCGTTATTGTCCTGGTAAATAATGGTCTTGACGGATCATTCAGTAAATTATTGAATTCTTCCGGCAGTAATCCTCTTATAAACGCATTTGAATCATAACTTGGGACGTTAACCAGCGCTAATACTTCTCCGGTACGCGGATCAAGTGCCACCGCCGATCCACCCGGTGCGCCAATGCGGGTGGTAATTTCAGTTATGCTATCAAAAAGAACTTTTTGTAGTCCAATGTCAATAGTTAATGTTAAATTTTCACCTGAATTTGCTTCCTGGCTTGCAACAATCTTTTTTTCTTTACCAAGCGAATCAACCTCAATTCTTTTTTTGCCGTCTATTCCTTTTAATAATTCTTCATAGTAAGTTTCGATACCTGTCTTCCCGACATAATCGGTCAGCAAATATTCTCCCGTTAATGATCCGGCGTATTGCTCTTCAGAAATTTTTCCGGTATATCCGATCAAATGTGCCGCAATTTCAGGGTATGTATATTCTCTGCTATCACGCATCGTTAATGAAATTCCGGCCTTTGATTTACTGATAATTTGAAGCTGCAGTGCTATATTATAATCAATATATTCCTTTAAAGTAACCGGTTCATAAGAAAATGAAGGCGCTTTTTCAACCGCAGTTTGGATTTCATTTACCGGAATATCCAGAACTTGAGCTAAATATTCATACGTCTGCTGTCTTTCTATTTTATCATCCGGAAGATCCGCAGGTATAATATTTAAAGCAAAATTAGGTATGTTTCTAACTAGTAATTCTCCGTTACGGTCATAAATTACTCCCCTCCTAGCTTTAATCGTTTCAATGCGGATACGATTTCCGTCTGATACTTCTCGGTAATATGATCCTCTGAAAATCTGGAACCAGACACTTCTTAAAAGTAAAATAATTATTCCTACAAGAAGAATCAGAAAAAAGACCCGTAATTTGGATAATTCAACGGATACCTTTAATGCAGTTGAACTGTATTTAGAATCGGGTAAGTCATTGCCGAGGGAAGAATTACGGCTGTAGTTGCCGACATGACTGTCCCTTATGTTTTCCGAACTGCCATATATATCAAATGGGTTAAAACGTTTCATTCTATTTTCTTACTAAGAATTGATTTTGAAATCGCTTCGTAAATGAACGGAGTGTTAAAAATAAAATCAAAGCCGAAAGACCGTTTATTACCGACTGGAGAATAATACCTGTCCAGACTCGTGGTATTTGATAAAGTGAGATGCCTTCATAGCCCAAAGAATAGAGAATATATGACGCAAGTAATATTAGCGAGTTGAAGATAATGGTTCCTGCAACAGACATTAGAATAAATGGGAATAATGATTTGTTAGTAAGAAGATTCTTCAATAAAAAATATAGAGTTATTACAGTAATTATAGTAATAACAGAGAATGTTCCAAAAGGAAGAATTGAATTGAGATCCTGCAGAGCTCCGGCCATTAAAGACCACCATAATAGTGGAACTAGATTTAGCCTGAATGCCAATAGAGTTAAAAATAACAGGTTCAAGTTTATTGGAGGAATTCCATTCGTAAATGGATCGATAAAACTGGACTGAATAATTTGTACTGAAACAATTACAAAAAATATAAAAAAGTTTTTCGACATATTATTCAATTATAATTGAAACAATTTGAAGTCGATCCAAGGTCGTTGGAGACTGGATTGTTGCAGTTTGGAATAATTCTTCTGTTTTATTCACAATCGAACTGACCTGACCAACCACCAGTCCCTCCGGTATGTTTTCTTCAATTCCGGATGTTACGACAATCTGATCGACCTCAACTATTTCCGACTGTGGTATCAATTGCATCTCCAAAGATAAACCAAGTTTTCCGACCACGACACCGGGACTGTTCGTACTGTTCTGGACATATCCCCCGATAATACTGTTTGAATCCGTTATTAAGAGCATCTTTGATGAGATGTCACCGACTTCAATAATTTTACCAACCAGAATCCCATCCTTATAGACCACCGGCATACCAATAGAAATATTATCATTAGATCCCCTGTCAAGAATGTATATTTGCGTTCCTTGATGAGGTGACTTACCTATAATCTGAGCTACGCTGAACTTGTGATCATTTTTCTTTAGATACTCTATCTCCTGCTGAAGCATTTCGCTTTTGATAATCAAAGAATGAAGCCGCGCGTTTTCAATAAGAGAGTCACTCAATTTATTCTGTAACTGCTGATTATTACTGCCCAACTGCTCGATTGATTTTATGTTTTCTGATGCAAAAAACCTGAGCCCGGCATTATAGGCTGTTTTTTCCAAAGGTCGTAAGACATAAAAAATTGCATTTTCCACCGGACGTAGGATTCCAACGGAATGCAAAAAAACTAGTAGCACAATGGCTACCGCAATCAGAATAAATATATTTATCCGTATATTAAATATTTTCTGCCTCATTTTTAAAAGTTTTACTTTAGATAAGTATCTGCCTGTGTAGAAAGAACAAACAAGTCTTTAACAGAATCTATATCTTCAAGTATAAGGCCGGTGCCACGGACAACTGCCGTTAAAGGATCGTCAATAATATGCACAGGAATTTTGACTTCTTCTTGTATTGCTTTATCGAGACCTCTTAACAATGCCCCGCCGCCGGAAAGCACAATTCCTCTTTCATAAATGTCCGCTACTAATTCCGGAGGAGTCAGCTCAATAGTTGATTTGATGTTTTCCACGAATAGACGGACAGTTCTGGCCAGCGCTTCCTGTATTTGTGCTGAGTTAACTATTACTTCCTTCGGTAATCCGGTAATTAAATCCCTTCCGCGCATCTTAGCTTCCTTTATTTCTTTATCAGGATATGCTGAACCAATTTCAATTTTAATCTGTTCTGCCGTTCTGTCACCAAGCAGTAAGTTAAACTTGTCTCTTGCGTACTGAATTATATTACTATCAAGCTCGTTTCCGGCAACTCTCAATGATTTCCAGGAGACTATTCCTCCTAATGAGATAACGGCTATTTCTGTAGTACCACCGCCAATATCGACAATAAAATTTCCGGTGGATGTTTGAATCGGCAGTCTTGCTCCTACTGCGGCGGCCATTGGCTCTTCAATCAGAAAAACCTGGCGAGCCCCGGCATTAAGCGCTGCGTCTTCAACTGCCTTTCTTTCCACTTCAGTAACGCTCATTGGAATTCCAATCACAACGCGAGGTCTTGGTAAAATTGAGAATGATTCTCTGTGTACTTTTTCAATAAAGTGCTTCAGCATTTTTTCAGTTACTTCGAAATCGGAGATTACACCGTCGGCCAGTGGCCT
The Patescibacteria group bacterium genome window above contains:
- a CDS encoding D-alanine--D-alanine ligase family protein, whose product is MKSDKKIRVGVIFGGRSGEHEVSIVSAESVINSLDKNKYEIIPIGITKTGKWIAGSTAFEALKSGTKNILPKYEKLITPDSSKKGLVPVSSNSTGKNGVLGLDVIIPIIHGPFGEDGTLQGLLELADIPYAGAGVLASSVAMDKVISKQLFKQAGLPVLPSVSFLRSDWKSNNRAIIKTIYKSLKFPIFVKPANLGSSVGIGMANDEKSLISSILEASRYDRKLLIEQGLKKPREIEISILGNNDPKASVPGEIIPCNDFYDYDAKYIDEKSKAIIPAKLSKTITKQITAMAIKAYKTVDCSGMARVDFLIDHKTNKIYLNEINTIPGFTSISMYPKLWEASGLSYKNLINRLIDLAFERFNDSRKSLTSYKPKINWYKQSKK
- the alr gene encoding alanine racemase translates to MPENLSWVEIDSEAFKNNLSKFREIIGPQVLLMPIIKSNAYGHGILEIAALASDFGVDYLGVVNGTEALLIRSKSIKTPVLVLSYYAKNQIEELLRENIDLVVYDIDTAKEISDIAAKINIVAKVHIKIDTGTSRLGILVQDAVEFIESCSKLSMVQIVGVFTHFADSENSDWTFTDGQIEKFRDLLFSLQRSNIKIPIPHAACSAATIISANSHFNMVRVGISIYGLWPSQKNKQIVQKKYPDFDIKPVLSWKAKIIQIKNLPKGTPIGYGCSYKLKKDSTIAVIPIGYNEGYSRMLSSKGIVLVNGKKCPVIGKICMNLTIIDVSVCESVTVGDEVVIIGRQGKYEITADQIAEQTKTINYEVVTRINPLIPRIII
- the serS gene encoding serine--tRNA ligase; translated protein: MLDIKYIAENKNEIEKSLLKRLAKKEFDLDRIINLDIERRAILTEKEELQAKRNKASKTKPDQKTVELMKTAGSAIKKLEIKLDQVESEFKSLIGALPNIPAEDVVAGGNENNEIIGTFGKKPEFDFKPKDHVELATSLGLIDYKRSAKMSGSGFWSYTGTGALLEWALLNYFIDYHRAHTDYQFVIPPYLLNQNSAFISGHLPKFKEDLYWTDDDKLCLNATSEMMMGNYHAGEILDSTSLPLKYFALSTCFRKEAGAYRTEERGMVRGHQFNKIEMFHLTKPEESWQSFDDLVKHAKELVEGLDLHYNTVQLAAGDTSAAMAKTIDLEVWIPSMNTYKEVSSISNALDYQARRGNIRFKAEDGKSIFVHTLNASGLATSRIFPAILEQNQQSDGSVTVPVKLQPYLGGMKIIKQK
- a CDS encoding non-canonical purine NTP pyrophosphatase codes for the protein MKVLIATGNPAKIQAYTELLSEFNIEVETLASLDIKDSFEELGQTFTENAQGKAIYYYQIAKIPTIAEDSGLEIDYLNGEPGVKSRRWLGYTMSDEEMLRLLKEKVQNIPPKHRTAHFTAVACLVKSPDEIYTVHHAIHGELTDKVHKYFRPGFPYRALFIERTYNKYLSDLTAEEYETIDSRRKNIEEIIKYL
- a CDS encoding HDIG domain-containing metalloprotein, which codes for MNRQEALIFLEQNIQSKNLIKHSLAVEAVMKKLAQHFGEDEERWSLAGLLHDIDYETTKNDEEQHSIVGGKMLKDNGLDLEIVDAVIAHNEIHGTPRETLMAKSLFCSDPITGLIVASALVIPERKLASLTVDNILNRFKEKSFARGANRETISKCHEINLTLNEFTALSLDAMKQISNNLGL
- the lysS gene encoding lysine--tRNA ligase — encoded protein: MENIDYLDEETTRKQKLEKLRELTETPYPSVVHRSHIIKSVLNDFKSLEEAKQEIVISGRLRSIRKHGGSTFAHLEDESGKIQIYLRKDIVGDKPYSFFGDIVDVGDFIVATGTAFVTKKGESTILVSSFELISKALMPLPEKWHGLKDIETRYRKRYLDLLSNDEVKKIFVIRSKVVQFIRNYFTNEGFVEVDTPILQQVASGAIAKPFKTHHNALNTDLYLRIAPEIYLKELIVGGFEKVFEIARCFRNEGIDYSHNPEFTQIEFYWAYKDYKELMKFTEQLLFNIVKEVTGSAKLSYNNSELDFTPPYNKVDYREALISGCGVDLDEYDESSIVKIAKEKGLRVEKEWGKGKIADELFKKFVRPTFINPTFIINHPIELSPLAKQIPGRPNYVERFQIVVGGAIELCNAYSELNDPIEQEERFKHQSQLTKKGDEEAMKKDDEFVEALKYGMPPTAGFGMGIDRLVNVITNTHSIKEVILFPTLKPE
- the greA gene encoding transcription elongation factor GreA, with the protein product MEDNNTFITKEGLERLKLELQNLKTIKRKQIAERIREAKELGDLSENAEYTEAKEEQAFAEGKIIEIEHVIKNCQVIESDKISDTVTVGSKIKISADDKEFSYTIVGSNEADPANGRISNESPMGKAFLGRKSGDLIDVKIPQGIRKFQIISID
- the mrdA gene encoding penicillin-binding protein 2; the protein is MKRFNPFDIYGSSENIRDSHVGNYSRNSSLGNDLPDSKYSSTALKVSVELSKLRVFFLILLVGIIILLLRSVWFQIFRGSYYREVSDGNRIRIETIKARRGVIYDRNGELLVRNIPNFALNIIPADLPDDKIERQQTYEYLAQVLDIPVNEIQTAVEKAPSFSYEPVTLKEYIDYNIALQLQIISKSKAGISLTMRDSREYTYPEIAAHLIGYTGKISEEQYAGSLTGEYLLTDYVGKTGIETYYEELLKGIDGKKRIEVDSLGKEKKIVASQEANSGENLTLTIDIGLQKVLFDSITEITTRIGAPGGSAVALDPRTGEVLALVNVPSYDSNAFIRGLLPEEFNNLLNDPSRPLFTRTITGQYPSGSTIKPVIAAAALEEGIIDGSTSVLSVGGFEAGPQFFPDWKAGGHGQTDVRKAIAESVNTFFYLIGGGNEEIDGLGLERIVNYAKLFGVGEKSNIDLPGESTGFLPTEEWKLETKGERWYLGDTYHLAIGQGDILVTPLQVANYMAAIANGGTLYKPYLLQYVTSSDSNISSKIQPSIIRNNFVKPQNLKIVREGLRQAVTSGSAAGMQSLPVSSAGKTGTAEFGVSNKTHAWYVGFAPYETPEIVIAVLIEEGGEGSSVALPVARDALNWYFRK
- the mreC gene encoding rod shape-determining protein MreC — translated: MRQKIFNIRINIFILIAVAIVLLVFLHSVGILRPVENAIFYVLRPLEKTAYNAGLRFFASENIKSIEQLGSNNQQLQNKLSDSLIENARLHSLIIKSEMLQQEIEYLKKNDHKFSVAQIIGKSPHQGTQIYILDRGSNDNISIGMPVVYKDGILVGKIIEVGDISSKMLLITDSNSIIGGYVQNSTNSPGVVVGKLGLSLEMQLIPQSEIVEVDQIVVTSGIEENIPEGLVVGQVSSIVNKTEELFQTATIQSPTTLDRLQIVSIIIE
- a CDS encoding rod shape-determining protein, with protein sequence MFNSFFGRFSQDIGIDLGTANTLVYVKDKGIVINEPSIVAINIRTDQILAVGNEAKNMIGKTPAHIVATRPLADGVISDFEVTEKMLKHFIEKVHRESFSILPRPRVVIGIPMSVTEVERKAVEDAALNAGARQVFLIEEPMAAAVGARLPIQTSTGNFIVDIGGGTTEIAVISLGGIVSWKSLRVAGNELDSNIIQYARDKFNLLLGDRTAEQIKIEIGSAYPDKEIKEAKMRGRDLITGLPKEVIVNSAQIQEALARTVRLFVENIKSTIELTPPELVADIYERGIVLSGGGALLRGLDKAIQEEVKIPVHIIDDPLTAVVRGTGLILEDIDSVKDLFVLSTQADTYLK